The following coding sequences are from one Geodermatophilus normandii window:
- a CDS encoding metallopeptidase TldD-related protein, which translates to MSRLTAQQLVEQVLAASTADGCVAYVVESTEANLRWASNSLTTNGAMRSRQVVVVSFVDGGSGMATGTVARTGTPDVAALVAASEQAARDAGPAEDAVPLVTEAPPGAGDWDADPAETSIEVFTDFAPALGEAFGAARDRGDLLFGYAEHSLTTTYLGTSTGLRLRTDQPGGRVELNGKSTDYSRSVWAGVGTRDFRDVSVADLAADVERKLGWSQRRVDLPAGRYETLLPPSAVSDLMIYAYWTMEARDADEGRNVYARKGGGNRIGDRLAELPLTLRSDPAAPGLETAPFQVVGSSSGSASVFDNGMATPAVDWISGGVLTNLVRPRAWALKTTAPAVAAVDNLLLEDPTATATQDEMVAATDRGLLLTTLWYIREVDPQTLLLTGLTRDGVFLVEGGEVTGAVNNFRWNESPVDLLGRIGQVGRTERTLPREWNDWFTRAAMPPVRVPDFNMSSVSPAS; encoded by the coding sequence ATGAGCCGGCTGACCGCGCAGCAGCTCGTCGAGCAGGTGCTGGCCGCCTCGACGGCCGACGGCTGCGTCGCCTACGTCGTCGAGAGCACCGAGGCCAACCTGCGGTGGGCGTCGAACAGCCTGACCACCAACGGCGCGATGCGCTCGCGGCAGGTCGTCGTCGTCTCGTTCGTCGACGGCGGGTCCGGGATGGCCACGGGCACGGTCGCGCGGACGGGCACCCCCGACGTCGCCGCGCTGGTCGCGGCCAGCGAGCAGGCCGCCCGCGACGCCGGCCCGGCCGAGGACGCCGTCCCGCTGGTGACCGAGGCGCCGCCGGGCGCGGGGGACTGGGACGCCGACCCGGCCGAGACCTCGATCGAGGTGTTCACCGACTTCGCGCCGGCCCTGGGCGAGGCCTTCGGCGCCGCCCGCGACCGCGGCGACCTGCTGTTCGGCTACGCCGAGCACTCGCTGACGACGACGTACCTCGGCACCTCGACCGGCCTGCGGCTGCGCACCGACCAGCCCGGCGGCCGCGTGGAGCTCAACGGGAAGAGCACCGACTACTCGCGGTCGGTGTGGGCCGGCGTCGGCACCCGCGACTTCCGCGACGTCTCGGTGGCCGACCTCGCCGCCGACGTCGAGCGCAAGCTCGGGTGGTCGCAGCGGCGCGTCGACCTGCCGGCCGGCCGCTACGAGACGCTGCTGCCGCCGTCGGCGGTGAGCGACCTGATGATCTACGCGTACTGGACGATGGAGGCCCGCGACGCCGACGAGGGCCGCAACGTCTACGCCCGCAAGGGCGGCGGCAACCGCATCGGTGACCGGCTGGCCGAGCTGCCGCTGACGCTGCGCAGCGACCCCGCAGCGCCCGGGCTGGAGACGGCGCCGTTCCAGGTGGTGGGCAGTTCGTCGGGCTCGGCCAGCGTGTTCGACAACGGGATGGCCACGCCCGCCGTCGACTGGATCTCCGGCGGCGTGCTCACCAACCTGGTCCGGCCGCGGGCCTGGGCGCTGAAGACGACGGCGCCCGCGGTGGCCGCCGTCGACAACCTGCTGCTCGAGGACCCGACGGCGACCGCCACGCAGGACGAGATGGTGGCCGCGACCGACCGCGGGCTGCTGCTGACCACGCTCTGGTACATCCGCGAGGTCGATCCGCAGACGCTGCTGCTCACCGGCCTGACCCGCGACGGCGTCTTCCTCGTGGAGGGCGGCGAGGTGACCGGCGCGGTGAACAACTTCCGGTGGAACGAGTCGCCGGTGGACCTGCTGGGGCGGATCGGCCAGGTCGGCCGCACCGAGCGGACGCTGCCCCGCGAGTGGAACGACTGGTTCACCCGCGCCGCGATGCCGCCGGTCCGCGTGCCCGACTTCAACATGAGCTCGGTGTCCCCGGCCAGCTGA
- a CDS encoding C40 family peptidase, which translates to MWGASGPDGFDCSGLTSYAYAAAGIALPHSSRAQSQLGTPVSRADLMPGDIVYFYSPVSHVGIYIGDGKMVHARTFGQPVAVTSVDQAGYRGAVRVA; encoded by the coding sequence GTGTGGGGCGCCTCGGGGCCGGACGGCTTCGACTGCTCGGGCCTGACCTCCTACGCCTACGCCGCCGCCGGCATCGCGCTGCCGCACTCGAGCAGGGCGCAGTCGCAGCTGGGGACGCCGGTGTCGCGCGCGGACCTGATGCCGGGCGACATCGTCTACTTCTACTCGCCGGTCAGCCACGTCGGCATCTACATCGGCGACGGCAAGATGGTGCACGCGCGCACGTTCGGCCAGCCGGTGGCCGTGACCAGCGTCGACCAGGCCGGGTACCGGGGCGCCGTCCGCGTCGCCTAG
- a CDS encoding YdeI/OmpD-associated family protein: MTLPADLPVLAFADQAAFEEWLEAEHATAPGCYVKLAKKGAGVPSLTRDEMVESLLCFGWIDGRSNSVDGSWWLTRVTPRRPRSVWSAKNVGIVEELTAAGRMRPAGLAQVEAARADGRWDRAYAGPATITVPDDLAAALAADPAAQAAFAGLDGTNRYAVLWRVHTAANPATRARRIAALVGMLAEGRTPH; this comes from the coding sequence GTGACGCTGCCTGCCGACCTCCCCGTCCTCGCCTTCGCCGACCAGGCCGCCTTCGAGGAGTGGCTCGAGGCCGAGCACGCCACCGCGCCCGGCTGCTACGTGAAGCTGGCCAAGAAGGGCGCCGGCGTGCCGTCGCTGACGCGGGACGAGATGGTCGAGTCGCTGCTGTGCTTCGGCTGGATCGACGGCCGCAGCAACTCCGTCGACGGGTCCTGGTGGCTCACCCGGGTGACCCCGCGGCGGCCGCGCAGCGTGTGGTCGGCCAAGAACGTCGGCATCGTCGAGGAGCTCACCGCCGCCGGCCGGATGCGCCCGGCGGGCCTCGCGCAGGTGGAGGCGGCGCGGGCCGACGGCCGCTGGGACCGCGCCTACGCGGGCCCCGCCACCATCACCGTGCCCGACGACCTCGCCGCCGCGCTGGCCGCCGATCCCGCGGCGCAGGCGGCCTTCGCGGGGCTCGACGGCACCAACCGCTACGCCGTCCTCTGGCGGGTGCACACGGCGGCGAACCCGGCCACCCGGGCCAGGCGGATCGCCGCGCTGGTCGGCATGCTGGCCGAGGGCCGCACGCCGCACTAG
- a CDS encoding gamma carbonic anhydrase family protein, with product MADNYIAELPFGAPAIHDDAFVAPTAVVVGAVTMGPRSSIWYGAVARADGEVIEIGPESNIQDGCTLHSDPGFPLVVGRGVSVGHRVVLHGARVDDDVLVGMGSVVMNGAHIGSGSIVAAGAVVTQGTVVPPGSLVAGVPARVLRQATEDDLTHIRLNAASYTERLDQARKVRPVVRRPLPSAGHVPGDAAD from the coding sequence GTGGCTGACAACTACATCGCGGAACTGCCCTTCGGTGCCCCGGCCATCCACGACGACGCCTTCGTCGCGCCGACGGCCGTGGTGGTGGGCGCGGTGACCATGGGGCCCCGCTCGAGCATCTGGTACGGCGCGGTCGCCCGGGCCGACGGCGAGGTCATCGAGATCGGGCCCGAGTCGAACATCCAGGACGGCTGCACCCTGCACTCCGATCCCGGCTTCCCTCTCGTCGTCGGTCGCGGGGTGAGCGTGGGGCACCGCGTCGTGCTGCACGGCGCCCGCGTCGACGACGACGTCCTGGTCGGCATGGGCAGCGTGGTGATGAACGGCGCCCACATCGGGTCGGGCTCGATCGTGGCCGCGGGCGCTGTCGTCACGCAGGGCACGGTCGTGCCGCCGGGATCACTCGTGGCCGGCGTCCCGGCGCGGGTGCTCCGGCAGGCCACCGAGGACGACCTCACCCACATCCGGCTCAACGCGGCGAGCTACACCGAGCGGCTGGACCAGGCGCGGAAGGTCCGGCCGGTGGTGCGCCGCCCGCTGCCCTCGGCCGGCCACGTCCCCGGAGACGCCGCCGACTGA
- a CDS encoding threonine aldolase family protein, whose product MSDPDLDALRQACDRALTGHGPQRAADLLATIPPDTELDRYGAGGVVAELEAEVARVLDKPAAVYLPSGTMAQQAVLRVHAGRSRRRTVVGHPECHLFRHEGSALARLQGLVERPVGDRHRMLLRADLDDVAETPAALVVELPQRDLGGPLPPFDDVVEQTAWAHDHGTVAHLDGARLWEAAAGYELPPSDVAAPFDTVYVSFYKGIGALAGCAVAGPADVVAEVREWRGRMGGTLFGLWPGAASALTCLRRRLPLFPAYLERAREIADTLRDLPGVRVVPDPPATPMLHLLLSTTPDAFRAAARALAEEGLWTWAQAGITGDPTVVRVELPVGDATLALSLEEARTAVARLAGAV is encoded by the coding sequence GTGAGCGACCCCGACCTCGACGCCCTGCGGCAGGCCTGCGACCGCGCGCTGACCGGCCACGGCCCCCAGCGGGCCGCCGACCTGCTGGCCACCATCCCGCCGGACACCGAGCTCGACCGCTACGGCGCGGGCGGCGTCGTCGCCGAGCTGGAGGCGGAGGTCGCGCGGGTCCTGGACAAGCCAGCCGCCGTCTACCTGCCCAGCGGCACCATGGCCCAGCAGGCGGTGCTGCGCGTGCACGCCGGCCGCAGCCGCCGGCGGACCGTGGTCGGGCACCCCGAGTGCCACCTGTTCCGGCACGAGGGCAGCGCGCTGGCGCGGCTGCAGGGCCTGGTCGAGCGCCCGGTGGGCGACCGGCACCGGATGCTGCTGCGCGCCGACCTCGACGACGTGGCCGAGACGCCGGCGGCGCTGGTGGTGGAGCTCCCGCAGCGCGACCTCGGCGGGCCGCTGCCGCCCTTCGACGACGTCGTGGAGCAGACCGCGTGGGCGCACGACCACGGCACCGTCGCGCACCTCGACGGCGCCCGGCTGTGGGAGGCCGCGGCCGGGTACGAGCTCCCGCCGTCCGACGTCGCGGCGCCCTTCGACACCGTCTACGTCAGCTTCTACAAGGGCATCGGGGCGCTGGCCGGGTGCGCCGTGGCCGGGCCGGCCGACGTCGTCGCCGAGGTCCGGGAGTGGCGCGGGCGCATGGGCGGCACCCTGTTCGGCCTGTGGCCCGGCGCGGCCTCGGCGCTGACCTGCCTGCGCCGCCGGCTGCCCCTGTTCCCCGCCTACCTCGAGCGCGCGCGGGAGATCGCCGACACCCTGCGCGACCTGCCCGGGGTGCGCGTCGTCCCCGATCCGCCGGCGACGCCGATGCTGCACCTGCTGCTGTCGACGACGCCGGACGCCTTCCGCGCCGCCGCCCGCGCCCTCGCCGAGGAGGGCCTGTGGACCTGGGCGCAGGCCGGGATCACCGGCGACCCCACCGTGGTCCGCGTGGAGCTGCCGGTGGGCGACGCGACGCTGGCGCTGTCCCTGGAGGAGGCCCGCACCGCCGTCGCCCGCCTCGCCGGCGCGGTGTGA
- the metX gene encoding homoserine O-acetyltransferase MetX encodes MGGVGGAPSSAPPRTGGWRDGDPAGDRLLLDLDGPVRLERGGVLPGVRVAYETWGTLAPDGGNAVLVEHALTGDSHVTGPAGPGHPTPGWWASLVGPGAALDTDRFFVVCANVLGGCQGTTGPSSTAPDGRPWGTRFPEVTVADQVLVEAALADTLGVRRWAAVVGGSMGGMRALEWAVALPDRVAGLFFLASGAAATADQIGTQTTQQAAIRADPVAGLGIARRIAHLTYRSALELEERFGSTVQDDGRFAVASYLDHHADKLARRFDAGSYVLLTEAMNTWDVGRGRGGIEAALARVTARAVVAGVDSDRLYPLALQQRVADALGVPLRVVSSPYGHDGFLIEADAVGALLRELLDT; translated from the coding sequence GTGGGCGGGGTGGGGGGCGCGCCGTCCTCCGCCCCGCCGCGCACCGGCGGGTGGCGCGACGGTGACCCCGCCGGGGACCGGCTCCTCCTCGACCTGGACGGACCGGTCCGGCTCGAGCGCGGCGGGGTGCTGCCCGGCGTCCGGGTGGCCTACGAGACCTGGGGCACGCTCGCCCCGGACGGCGGCAACGCGGTGCTGGTCGAGCACGCGCTGACCGGCGACAGCCACGTCACCGGTCCCGCGGGCCCCGGGCACCCGACGCCGGGCTGGTGGGCGTCGCTGGTCGGCCCGGGCGCGGCGCTGGACACCGACCGGTTCTTCGTCGTGTGCGCCAACGTGCTCGGCGGCTGCCAGGGGACGACCGGCCCGTCGTCGACCGCGCCGGACGGCCGGCCGTGGGGGACGCGCTTCCCCGAGGTGACCGTGGCCGACCAGGTGCTGGTCGAGGCGGCGCTGGCCGACACCCTCGGCGTGCGCCGCTGGGCCGCCGTCGTGGGCGGGTCGATGGGCGGCATGCGGGCGCTGGAGTGGGCGGTGGCGCTGCCCGACCGGGTGGCCGGGCTGTTCTTCCTGGCCTCGGGCGCGGCGGCCACGGCCGACCAGATCGGCACGCAGACCACCCAGCAGGCCGCGATCCGCGCCGACCCGGTGGCCGGGCTCGGCATCGCCCGGCGGATCGCGCACCTGACCTACCGCAGCGCCCTGGAGCTGGAGGAGCGCTTCGGCTCGACCGTGCAGGACGACGGCCGGTTCGCCGTCGCCTCCTACCTCGACCACCACGCCGACAAGCTCGCCCGCCGCTTCGACGCCGGCAGCTACGTGCTGCTCACCGAGGCGATGAACACCTGGGACGTCGGCCGCGGCCGCGGCGGGATCGAGGCGGCGCTGGCGCGGGTGACGGCGCGGGCGGTGGTGGCCGGCGTCGACTCCGACCGGCTGTACCCGCTGGCGCTGCAGCAGCGGGTGGCCGACGCGCTCGGCGTGCCGCTGCGGGTGGTGTCCTCGCCGTACGGGCACGACGGCTTCCTCATCGAGGCCGACGCCGTCGGCGCCCTCCTCCGCGAGCTGCTCGACACGTGA
- a CDS encoding bifunctional o-acetylhomoserine/o-acetylserine sulfhydrylase yields MTDPQSWSFETRQIHAGTSPDPTTGARALPIYATTSYQFRDTQHAADLFALAELGNIYTRIMNPTQDALEQRVASLEGGVAALAVASGQAAETLAILNVAEAGSHVVASASLYGGTYNLLHHSLPKLGVEVSFVEDPDDPENWQSLVRENTKAFYAESIGNPKGDVLDISAVSEVAHRNGVPLIVDNTIATPYLVRPLEHGADVVVHSATKYLGGHGTAIAGLIVDGGNFDWTGGRFPGFTTPDPTYHGVVYADLGAPAFALKARVQLLRDLGPAISPFNAWLIVQGIETLSLRMERHVANAQRVAEFLEAHDEVESVHYAGLPSSPWHAAQQRYAPRGAGAVLAFEIRGGVEAGKRFVEALELHSHVANIGDVRSLVIHPASTTHSQLTPEEQRTTGVTPGLVRLAAGLEGIEDILADLEAGFRAAKGA; encoded by the coding sequence GTGACCGACCCGCAGAGCTGGAGCTTCGAGACCCGGCAGATCCACGCCGGGACCAGCCCCGACCCGACCACCGGGGCCCGTGCCCTGCCGATCTACGCCACCACCAGCTACCAGTTCCGCGACACCCAGCACGCCGCCGACCTGTTCGCGCTGGCCGAGCTGGGCAACATCTACACGCGGATCATGAACCCGACGCAGGACGCGCTCGAGCAGCGCGTGGCCTCGCTCGAGGGCGGCGTCGCGGCGCTGGCCGTGGCCAGCGGCCAGGCCGCCGAGACCCTGGCGATCCTCAACGTCGCCGAGGCCGGCAGCCACGTCGTCGCCTCGGCCTCCCTGTACGGCGGCACCTACAACCTGCTGCACCACTCGCTGCCCAAGCTCGGCGTCGAGGTCTCCTTCGTCGAGGACCCCGACGACCCGGAGAACTGGCAGTCGCTGGTCCGTGAGAACACCAAGGCCTTCTACGCCGAGTCGATCGGCAACCCCAAGGGCGACGTCCTCGACATCTCGGCGGTGTCGGAGGTCGCGCACCGCAACGGCGTCCCGCTGATCGTCGACAACACCATCGCCACGCCCTACCTCGTGCGCCCGCTGGAGCACGGCGCCGACGTCGTCGTCCACTCGGCCACGAAGTACCTCGGCGGCCACGGCACCGCGATCGCCGGCCTGATCGTCGACGGCGGCAACTTCGACTGGACCGGCGGGAGGTTCCCCGGCTTCACCACGCCGGACCCGACCTACCACGGCGTCGTCTACGCCGACCTCGGAGCGCCGGCGTTCGCGCTCAAGGCCCGCGTGCAGCTGCTGCGCGACCTCGGGCCGGCGATCAGCCCGTTCAACGCGTGGCTGATCGTGCAGGGCATCGAGACGCTGTCGCTGCGCATGGAGCGGCACGTGGCCAACGCCCAGCGGGTGGCGGAGTTCCTCGAGGCGCACGACGAGGTGGAGTCGGTGCACTACGCCGGCCTGCCGTCCTCGCCGTGGCACGCCGCCCAGCAGCGCTACGCCCCGCGCGGTGCCGGGGCCGTCCTCGCCTTCGAGATCCGCGGCGGCGTCGAGGCCGGCAAGCGCTTCGTCGAGGCCCTGGAGCTGCACAGCCACGTGGCCAACATCGGCGACGTGCGCAGCCTGGTCATCCACCCGGCGTCGACGACGCACTCGCAGCTGACCCCCGAGGAGCAGCGGACGACCGGGGTCACCCCCGGCCTGGTGCGCCTGGCCGCCGGGCTCGAGGGGATCGAGGACATCCTCGCCGACCTCGAGGCCGGCTTCCGCGCCGCCAAGGGCGCCTGA
- a CDS encoding MmcQ/YjbR family DNA-binding protein, producing the protein MDGAELLELAMRTAAGLPAVTHEHPFGPEYEVFKVVGKVFLLVTEAPGEAVVTLKCEPEHGTALQQRYAEVVPGRYLDKRHWSSIRAGGAVTRELVDELVRNSYELVVAGLPRARRPTGARPSSGGPGEG; encoded by the coding sequence GTGGACGGCGCGGAGCTGCTCGAGCTGGCGATGCGGACCGCCGCCGGGCTCCCGGCGGTGACGCACGAGCACCCGTTCGGGCCGGAGTACGAGGTGTTCAAGGTCGTCGGCAAGGTGTTCCTGCTCGTGACCGAGGCGCCCGGCGAGGCGGTCGTGACGCTGAAGTGCGAGCCCGAGCACGGCACGGCGCTGCAGCAGCGGTACGCCGAGGTCGTCCCCGGCCGCTACCTGGACAAGCGGCACTGGTCGAGCATCCGTGCCGGGGGCGCGGTGACGCGGGAGCTCGTCGACGAGCTGGTGCGCAACTCCTACGAGCTGGTGGTGGCGGGCCTGCCCCGGGCCCGGCGCCCGACCGGTGCGCGGCCGTCCTCCGGCGGCCCGGGGGAGGGCTGA
- a CDS encoding acetyl/propionyl/methylcrotonyl-CoA carboxylase subunit alpha, protein MSIFDTVLVANRGEIAVRVIRTLRRLGIRSVAVYSDADAGAPHVRAADVAYRLGPAAAAESYLSVERVVEACRATGAQAVHPGYGFLSENPALAAALADAGVVFVGPPAEAIRVMGDKITAKKTVVASGVPVVPGIAEPGLTDDDLVAAAPGIGFPVLVKPSAGGGGKGMHVVEDATDLPAVLAGARREARAAFGDDTLFLERFVQRPRHVEVQVLADTHGAVVHLGERECSLQRRHQKVVEEAPSPLLDAVTRARIGAAACATARSVGYTGAGTVEFIVSADRPDEFFFMEMNTRLQVEHPVTEVVTGLDLVEQQLRVAAGEPLAFAQDDVALTGWAVEARVYAEDPGRGFLPTGGRVLALTEPAGARVDSGIAAGTLVGSDYDPMLAKVVAAGPDRATALAALDRALAGTAVLGVTTNVGFVRALLAEPEVRAGQLDTALLDRFAAGWAPPPVPDSALLAAAASVWLAAWSAADPADPWSAPTGFRAGSGPAPFVVRLEGGGQPRTVTLTGTPAAAHATLDGADAGPLTCAAEDGGVVLVRAGVRSRCPVADDGETLFVHAEGADWPLRRARRVVLRPDAAGAHAPELTSPMPGTVIAVPATAGQAVSAGDPVVVVEAMKMEHTLRAPVDGVVELLVTAGAQVALDQVLARLTPA, encoded by the coding sequence ATGAGCATCTTCGACACCGTCCTCGTCGCCAACCGGGGCGAGATCGCCGTCCGGGTGATCCGCACCCTGCGCCGCCTCGGCATCCGGTCGGTCGCCGTGTACAGCGACGCCGACGCCGGCGCGCCGCACGTCCGCGCCGCCGACGTCGCCTACCGGCTCGGGCCGGCCGCGGCCGCGGAGAGCTACCTGTCGGTGGAGCGCGTGGTCGAGGCGTGCCGGGCCACCGGCGCGCAGGCCGTGCACCCCGGCTACGGCTTCCTCTCGGAGAACCCGGCGCTGGCCGCCGCGCTGGCCGACGCCGGCGTCGTCTTCGTCGGCCCGCCGGCCGAGGCGATCCGGGTCATGGGCGACAAGATCACCGCGAAGAAGACGGTCGTCGCCTCGGGCGTGCCCGTCGTCCCGGGCATCGCCGAGCCCGGCCTGACCGACGACGACCTGGTCGCCGCCGCTCCCGGCATCGGCTTCCCCGTGCTGGTCAAGCCCTCGGCCGGCGGCGGCGGCAAGGGCATGCACGTGGTGGAGGACGCCACCGACCTGCCCGCGGTCCTCGCCGGCGCCCGCCGGGAGGCCCGCGCCGCGTTCGGCGACGACACGCTGTTCCTCGAGCGGTTCGTGCAGCGGCCGCGGCACGTCGAGGTGCAGGTGCTCGCCGACACGCACGGCGCCGTCGTCCACCTCGGCGAGCGCGAGTGCAGCCTGCAGCGGCGGCACCAGAAGGTGGTCGAGGAGGCGCCGTCCCCGCTGCTGGACGCCGTCACCCGCGCGCGGATCGGCGCCGCGGCCTGCGCCACCGCCCGCAGCGTCGGCTACACCGGCGCCGGCACCGTGGAGTTCATCGTGTCGGCCGACCGGCCCGACGAGTTCTTCTTCATGGAGATGAACACCCGGCTGCAGGTCGAGCACCCGGTCACCGAGGTCGTGACCGGCCTGGACCTGGTCGAGCAGCAGCTCCGGGTGGCGGCCGGGGAGCCCCTCGCCTTCGCGCAGGACGACGTCGCCCTGACCGGCTGGGCGGTCGAGGCGCGCGTCTACGCCGAGGACCCCGGCCGCGGCTTCCTGCCCACCGGCGGGCGGGTGCTGGCGCTGACCGAGCCCGCCGGCGCCCGGGTGGACAGCGGCATCGCGGCGGGCACCCTCGTCGGCTCGGACTACGACCCGATGCTGGCCAAGGTGGTGGCCGCGGGCCCCGACCGCGCCACCGCGCTGGCCGCGCTGGACCGCGCGCTGGCCGGGACCGCGGTGCTCGGCGTGACCACGAACGTCGGCTTCGTCCGCGCCCTGCTCGCCGAGCCCGAGGTGCGGGCAGGGCAGCTGGACACCGCGCTGCTCGACCGCTTCGCCGCCGGCTGGGCGCCACCGCCGGTGCCCGACAGCGCGCTGCTGGCCGCCGCCGCGTCCGTGTGGCTGGCCGCGTGGTCCGCCGCCGACCCGGCCGACCCGTGGAGCGCGCCCACCGGCTTCCGCGCCGGGTCCGGGCCCGCACCGTTCGTCGTCCGGCTGGAGGGCGGCGGGCAGCCGCGGACGGTCACGCTGACCGGCACCCCCGCGGCCGCGCACGCCACCCTCGACGGCGCCGACGCCGGCCCGCTGACCTGCGCGGCCGAGGACGGCGGCGTCGTGCTCGTGCGCGCCGGCGTCCGCTCCCGCTGCCCGGTGGCCGACGACGGCGAGACGCTGTTCGTGCACGCCGAGGGCGCGGACTGGCCGCTGCGGCGGGCCCGCCGGGTGGTGCTGCGCCCCGACGCGGCCGGCGCGCACGCCCCCGAGCTGACCAGCCCGATGCCCGGCACCGTGATCGCGGTCCCGGCGACCGCGGGGCAGGCGGTGAGCGCGGGCGACCCGGTCGTCGTCGTCGAGGCGATGAAGATGGAGCACACGCTGCGCGCCCCGGTCGACGGCGTCGTCGAGCTGCTGGTCACCGCGGGCGCCCAGGTGGCGCTCGACCAGGTGCTCGCCCGGCTCACCCCCGCCTGA
- a CDS encoding carboxyl transferase domain-containing protein, protein MVVAAPQPTRARHEDLVAELQERLRQRALGGSEASRARHVERGKLLPRDRVAHLLDPGSPFLELSPLAAEDMYDGDSPGAGIITGIGRVAGRPCVLVVNDATVKGGTYYPVTVKKHLRAQEVALQNRLPCVYLVDSGGAFLPMQDEVFPDREHFGRIFFNQATMSARGIPQVAAVLGSCTAGGAYVPAMADESVIVREQGTIFLGGPPLVKAATGEVVTAEDLGGGDLHSRVSGVTDHLADDDEHALQIVRRIVATLAPPAPPAWEVAPPRDAVRPQTDLYDLVPVDPRTPYDVRDVITTLVDGGEHQEFKALYGPTLVTTFARLHGHPVGIVANNGVLFGESALKGAHFVQLCDQRRIPLLFLQNITGFMVGRDYEAGGIAKHGAKMVTAVACARVPKLTVVIGGSYGAGNYSMCGRAYSPRFLWMWPNARISVMGGEQAASVLATVRRDGLAARGTDWPAEEEEAFKAPVREQYEAQGNPYYSTARLWDDGVLDPADTRTVLGLALSACAQAPLDDVAYGVFRM, encoded by the coding sequence ATGGTGGTGGCCGCGCCGCAGCCGACGCGCGCCCGGCACGAGGACCTGGTCGCCGAGCTGCAGGAGCGGCTCCGGCAGCGGGCGCTCGGCGGGTCCGAGGCCTCGCGGGCCCGGCACGTCGAGCGGGGCAAGCTCCTCCCCCGCGACCGCGTCGCCCACCTGCTCGACCCCGGCAGCCCCTTCCTCGAGCTCTCGCCGCTGGCCGCCGAGGACATGTACGACGGCGACTCCCCCGGCGCCGGGATCATCACCGGGATCGGCCGCGTCGCCGGGCGCCCGTGCGTGCTCGTCGTCAACGACGCCACGGTCAAGGGCGGCACCTACTACCCGGTGACGGTGAAGAAGCACCTGCGCGCGCAGGAGGTGGCGCTGCAGAACCGGCTGCCGTGCGTCTACCTGGTCGACTCCGGCGGGGCGTTCCTGCCGATGCAGGACGAGGTCTTCCCCGACCGCGAGCACTTCGGGCGGATCTTCTTCAACCAGGCCACGATGAGCGCCCGCGGGATCCCGCAGGTCGCCGCCGTCCTCGGGTCCTGCACCGCCGGCGGCGCGTACGTGCCGGCCATGGCCGACGAGTCGGTGATCGTCCGCGAGCAGGGCACGATCTTCCTGGGCGGCCCGCCGCTGGTGAAGGCCGCGACCGGCGAGGTGGTCACCGCCGAGGACCTCGGCGGCGGCGACCTGCACAGCCGCGTCTCCGGCGTCACCGACCACCTCGCCGACGACGACGAGCACGCGCTGCAGATCGTGCGCCGCATCGTCGCGACGCTGGCCCCGCCCGCGCCGCCGGCCTGGGAGGTCGCCCCGCCGCGCGACGCCGTCCGCCCGCAGACCGACCTCTACGACCTCGTGCCGGTCGACCCGCGCACGCCCTACGACGTCCGCGACGTGATCACCACGCTCGTCGACGGCGGCGAGCACCAGGAGTTCAAGGCGCTCTACGGTCCGACGCTGGTGACCACGTTCGCCCGGCTGCACGGGCACCCGGTGGGCATCGTGGCCAACAACGGCGTGCTGTTCGGCGAGTCCGCGCTCAAGGGCGCCCACTTCGTCCAGCTCTGCGACCAGCGGCGGATCCCGCTGCTGTTCCTGCAGAACATCACCGGCTTCATGGTCGGGCGCGACTACGAGGCCGGCGGCATCGCCAAGCACGGCGCCAAGATGGTCACCGCCGTCGCCTGCGCCCGCGTGCCCAAGCTGACCGTCGTCATCGGCGGCTCCTACGGCGCCGGCAACTACTCGATGTGCGGCCGGGCCTACTCCCCCCGGTTCCTCTGGATGTGGCCCAACGCGCGGATCTCGGTGATGGGCGGCGAGCAGGCCGCCTCGGTGCTGGCCACCGTCCGCCGCGACGGCCTCGCCGCCCGTGGCACCGACTGGCCCGCGGAGGAGGAGGAGGCGTTCAAGGCGCCGGTCCGCGAGCAGTACGAGGCCCAGGGCAACCCCTACTACTCGACGGCGCGACTCTGGGACGACGGCGTCCTCGACCCCGCCGACACCCGCACCGTCCTCGGCCTGGCGCTGTCCGCGTGCGCGCAGGCCCCCCTCGACGACGTCGCCTACGGCGTCTTCCGGATGTGA